The nucleotide sequence AGTccaggactggaaacagaaggactctcttcttcatgctttgttgTCGTAACAAATGATGTGACGTTAGGTCAGTGTTGCAGCTCCTGGCAGATAAGAGACACTTTTATGGACTGTAAATGGACTaactgcagttcagtcaggagctgCATAAAGTTAGCAACTGAGAAGCAGAATCCAAATGCACGGGTCTTATCCAGTCCATAGTTCCCGGAAATTTGGTAACAGGTTCCAACCCTAGTCAGCCATGTGGGGGCAGGTgaggtggtgttttttttcctgactaCCAGACACCCTTTGCTCACTGTAGGAAATAGTTCAATGACAACAGATGTTGATGGGGAAGGTCTGGGAGTTAGAGGaggatccaccttcatacagtCTTGGCATTTCACTGAACTGCCCCTCCACTGTAAGTTACGTCTTCCCTGTTGTTAACATGTTTTCACCAgattgttttgacatttttgtgaaCAGGAATTTATAGATTGTTTAGATACAGGGTCTAAAAAGAGGAGCCGGTGGTACTCACGGGCATCATGGCGTTAAAAAGGTGAGTGATGAAGGAGGCTCCGTGCTTAACAGCCTCCTCCGCCTGGGCCAGGTTGGAGACAGAGTGACCTACATGATGAAAATAGCAACAAGGAGAAGAATCCTGTTAATACAGTCAGAGGTGTCTACACATAAATACAGCCAACAGACCTGTATTGAGTTTGTTCACAGTAagaggtgtaaaaaaaaaaaagccacatcAGTCCATTCGGTTCGGTTTGGGTCTTTATGGCGCAGAAGTAAATGATGCTCACCTAAGGACACAGTGATGCCCCTCTGGCAGAGCACCTCCACCACTGATTGGCTCCTGGACAGCTCAGGAGCCAGCGTCACTATGGCCACGTTGTCCAGGCTGCCGTAGGCCTCCATCAGGTCCTCGATCCCTCCGGTCTGGAAGGTACGAAGAAACTGCTCCGGGTGAGCTCCTTTCTTCTCCACACTTATGAACGGGCCCTCCAGATGGAaacctgcagacacaagattctgactcagtcctgctgccccaaacacTCACTTCTGCACGACTTGTGGATTCACCCGCCGCTGAAAGTAGTCCCCAAcaaaatgcactatttcctcctgtttgataGAAACTACAGCGActgcagctgttttaggaaactacttttaaaaagaaactatTTATCTGTGAGATGTTTTtcaagatttacatcttcaggaGGAACCAATAGGCTCGGAGCTGAGAGCCACTGACAGGAAGTAATTAAAGATTTTAGGCTATatgtaacaaagtgctttacagcaaTCAGTGTAAAACATAGACACATACAGTAGTGGtgtgcagaaaataaaatcaatccATCCAAAAGTCTAAGTTGCCTAAATGAAACATAAATCAGTCAAATTATAGAATAAATATGCATCACACATCGAAagtttttttgtataaattagTCTTAAGAAGTGAAATAAAACCAGTACCAGACTCCTCTGGTAGACCAATAGGGGCCCGGACAGAAAAGAACCTGCCTCCTCTGGTTTTTAGCCTACACCTTGAAATAGAGGATTAATAGAGGATCAAAAGATCAAAGATCAAAAAGGTTGTCAGTAAACTGaaatcaaaaaaaataataataactttccGATACAACAATCTGattattacacaattttaagtcgctttggataaaagcgtccgctaaatgaataaatgtaatgtttgaaaCAAGAACATCAGGACCAccttaaaagaaaaactgaactACTATCCCCGCCTGTACGATTAATCACGTCTCATTGATGGAATCCAAAACAGCTAGAAACACATCTGCCTTCAGATGCGATCGGACGACACGTCATATGAACTAGATTCCTGGATTTGTACTTTGTTATTAAAGGGCTTTGGCGAAGCAACACACCGAGTTGCTAAAGCTTTACCACAGCTGACATGTCTTACCAAGAACTCCAGCACCGTGCGCTCCTCCGTTGTGAACTTTCACCTGAGGCAGAACCTGAAACGCACATTTTTGTCAttagaaaaaggaaaaaggaaaccAACGATAGATTTTTATGTGGGGTAGCTTCTTCtcacaaatattaaaccaagaaaatccattttaagtgacacattttatttgttaggAACATTTCCTGTTTGATGTTCTGTACAGTTGCTTGAAAATGAATCGACTTTTATCCATTTGTGGATTTGTTGCTGCAGTTCCTCTTCTCGCCCCGTGTGTTGAATGCTCCGTTTTAGCTaccgagtgaagcatctcacttcagTTTGATCTTTGTGAGGAGCTGCACGTGCACAGTACCGATGTAAGGTACTAAAGTACCTAGGCGGACGTCTTgttactgtgtgctgcagctcagcgtgtttctccaccagtgtttttgatgGCGTGCCACACTAGCCGCTAGGTGACCATTATGACgcgtgttacaaagtgacgcaGATAGGTTACTGAAGTacgggctggactacaatctagctgttttcaggcagttcaggagcagtgttttctgtgggagatggtaactcccttcAGGGTGGActtaggtttgcaaagtgaaaaagcccaattacatgcaaaaaaaagccaaaaagctgaatatgacctctttaaagctGCTGTAGGGTCACTATATCCTGACAGCAACGTCGGAGTGATacgagcagcagagagacagacgtggaaggttttgcattgtgtTGTTCAATTGTTCCCGACTGCAGCGTTGACTGACTTAATTCTGTTTAGTTGTAGAGCTgctgaaatgtttatttattttgaacgTAGGGGTTCGTTTAACCTCTGTTggcacacacatttaatttaaagtttagTTCATGTTTCCCTGCTGTTGTGTTCTATCAAGTGTTGAGGTCACCTTGTGGTAGACAGAAGGAGGGGAGGTGACCAGAGTGGGACAGAAGGACGTCACGCCGTGCTCCAGGATCTTTTTGGCCACAAAAGAAACTCCACTGCCGACGTCCTCCGAGGCCTGAGAGAAGTCGATGCCGTATCCTCCTGCAGGGACGGAGAGGACAGACGGCTCAGGACGTATTCTGTAAGACACCGCTGTCTAATCCACACAGTGACAGTTCAAGCTGCATGTTTTATCTGAAAATAAGTCTAAAAACCTGAAGATAATTCAAtgaacatttgtcatttatgacaaagagaaacagaagcTCTGCATAATGGAGAAGCTGGAAGCAGACCACAGTTTGAGATGCTTGCTGaacaatttataaaaaataaaacgtACGTCTTTAGAGAAAAGTCCGACAAACAGTTCAAATCTCCGTAAGTTCAGTTATTATAAGAGACTAAAACCAGAAGCTGAAACTTCAGAGGAGGGACTGAGTCACAagtaagtctcaagtcttaacactcaagtcccaagtcgagACCTGTCGAAACAGGCGAGTCCCAAGTCCTGTCGTCACCTTGAACTCTGCAGAACTTTagttgaacatttgttttagtCTTTTAGTGACTTTTCATAaatttaattgattgattgagaaTGCAATTGGCAGATGAATCGAAAGCTTTTTTACAACCAAAATGCTGGACTccacaagtttaaagggctgtttgagggttCAGACCTGGTTTTAGGGTCAGGTTAGATTTAGGGTTAGACATGTAGGGTGAGGGGCTCGTGAATGCGTTATGTCAGTGATGGAGCCCCACGAACATAGTGACAcaagtctgtgtgtgcgcgtctgGTACCATTTATCTGAACGTCTATAAAGCCCGGGGCGATGATGCTGCCTTCACAGTCCACATGTTTGTCGGCGTAACCATGCTCATCAAAGAACAGCTTCTCCGGATCTAAAATCCTCCCTTCACGCACCCACAGGTCCtctctgcacaaacacacacatacagacacacacagtgacgCTCTGCTCTGTTTTCACAGTGTaacctcaggtgtgtgtgtgtgagttgtaCCTCTGCAGCCGGTGGTCTCTCAGTATTCTGCAGTTGATGAACTGAGTGATGGGAGCGTCGGACACTGATTTGTTGGTCGGCATGTTTTACTCTCAGCGGAGAGCGCACAAGGGCTGAAACAGAAGCAGTAAATTAATCAATCGCATAATGCATCCCTTAGTTCCAGCTTCGCAACTGTGACGATTTCCTGcttttgttttcatatgtgACAGTAAACTTATTATCTCAGTGGTGGAAGAGGCACTCGGatctttaacttaagtaaaagtattgaatttttaaaatgtgcctAAAGAGCCCCATTGTGAACATTGAGCGTCCAAAGATTTTATATTAGAAATGTACAATATGGGTCTTCAGGATTTAGAAACAGCTGGAAGCTAACTTGCATTCAGTATAATTAGCATTAATGAGTATAATCACCTATATGGGGAATATTTCAGCAACCACTTGGCTGATTTGAACAATATTGGAGTCGTTTTGAGGGTTATTGAGGATGTTGAAAATGGTTGTTGGAATCAATTCAAGCAATTAATTTTGAggttatttatgtgtttaatatATTGGACCTGCATTTCAGTATCAAGGGAACTTACTGCCATTGGTGTGAATGTTGAGACATAATATATCTTTAAGTTCTGCTCATGTGTTCAACcagttaaacatttttaattgcatTATGCTCCCTTCTCTCTTATGTTTGAGGATACTATACAGCTATAGTCATATTATTATAGCTTGTTATGGTACATCAGCTCATAGTGTGAATTAAAATGTTCTGCATCGTTTGGATCATTGTGTTCATAAATATCCTAT is from Micropterus dolomieu isolate WLL.071019.BEF.003 ecotype Adirondacks linkage group LG02, ASM2129224v1, whole genome shotgun sequence and encodes:
- the amdhd2 gene encoding N-acetylglucosamine-6-phosphate deacetylase, giving the protein MPTNKSVSDAPITQFINCRILRDHRLQREDLWVREGRILDPEKLFFDEHGYADKHVDCEGSIIAPGFIDVQINGGYGIDFSQASEDVGSGVSFVAKKILEHGVTSFCPTLVTSPPSVYHKVLPQVKVHNGGAHGAGVLGFHLEGPFISVEKKGAHPEQFLRTFQTGGIEDLMEAYGSLDNVAIVTLAPELSRSQSVVEVLCQRGITVSLGHSVSNLAQAEEAVKHGASFITHLFNAMMPFHHRDPGIVGLLTSDQIPAGRTVYYGMIADGIHTNPAALRIAHRAHPSGLVLVTDAITAMGLPPGRHTLGQQVIEIQGLHAYVAGTTTLCGSIATMDMCIRHFKHASGCSVEEALEAASLHPAQLLGISNKKGNLDYGSDADLVLLDDALNVRATYISGEEVWRKGP